The Devosia sp. SD17-2 genome includes a region encoding these proteins:
- a CDS encoding DUF4170 domain-containing protein gives MAETEKQLLHLVIGGELSSLDGVTFTDLDKVDIVGIYPNYASAYTVWKQKAQMTVDSAQTRYFIVHLHRLLDPAVAGA, from the coding sequence ATGGCTGAGACGGAAAAACAACTGCTCCACCTGGTGATCGGCGGCGAGCTTTCGAGCCTGGATGGTGTGACGTTCACTGATCTCGACAAGGTCGACATCGTTGGAATCTATCCCAACTACGCTTCCGCCTATACTGTCTGGAAGCAGAAGGCCCAGATGACCGTGGACAGCGCGCAGACGCGCTATTTTATCGTCCACCTGCATCGCCTGCTCGATCCGGCAGTCGCCGGCGCCTGA
- the xseA gene encoding exodeoxyribonuclease VII large subunit, which produces MAEILSNAAEFTVSEIAQAVKRTVEDEFGHVRVRGEISGYRGQHSSGHAYFTLKDDAASIDAVIWKGNFGRLTFRPEEGLEVIATGRLTTFPRSSKYQIVIDNIEPAGAGALMALLEERRKKLLAEGLFARERKRPLPYLPRVIGVVTSPTGAVIRDILHRLADRFPSHVLVWPVRVQGEGCAPEVVNAIEGFNALLPGGAIPRPDLLIVARGGGSIEDLWGFNEEAVVRAVANSDIPVISAVGHETDTTLVDYASDMRAPTPTAAAEAAVPVRAELIAYVEDQGSRQRQAARRSLISLKDRLRAAGAGLPRPADLVATQRQSLDLAASELSGALRHFVQSRRLAYSQLASAVQPRLVRQRHAELGDKLRHLQHRSDAGLTKTIERARLTFDPRAARLAGSTEQSLERKRTALGRVAPRLSTQPLKAELRHAQGQLAPVAARLAKGSATIIPDRRHGLEQLGKLLASLGYRNVLARGYALVHDDNGALITGKAALQPGDQLKLTFADGDVAASVAGAPPAKRKAARPQADDGSQESLF; this is translated from the coding sequence ATGGCCGAAATCCTTTCCAATGCCGCCGAATTCACCGTTTCCGAGATCGCCCAGGCGGTCAAACGAACCGTCGAGGACGAGTTCGGCCATGTCCGCGTGCGCGGCGAGATTTCGGGGTATCGCGGGCAGCATTCTTCGGGCCACGCCTATTTCACCCTCAAGGATGATGCGGCTTCTATCGACGCCGTCATCTGGAAGGGCAATTTCGGACGCCTGACCTTTCGGCCCGAAGAGGGCCTCGAAGTCATCGCTACCGGGCGGCTGACGACGTTTCCGCGCTCGTCGAAATATCAGATCGTCATCGACAATATCGAGCCGGCCGGCGCCGGCGCGCTCATGGCCCTGCTCGAAGAGCGGCGGAAGAAGTTGCTCGCCGAAGGTCTCTTTGCCCGCGAGCGCAAGCGCCCCCTGCCCTATCTGCCCCGCGTGATCGGCGTCGTCACTTCGCCGACCGGCGCCGTGATCCGCGACATTCTCCATCGTCTCGCCGACCGGTTCCCCAGCCATGTGCTGGTTTGGCCGGTGCGCGTGCAGGGCGAAGGCTGCGCCCCCGAGGTGGTCAATGCCATCGAGGGGTTCAACGCTCTTTTGCCGGGTGGGGCTATTCCGCGACCGGACCTTCTTATCGTCGCACGCGGCGGCGGCTCCATCGAGGATCTTTGGGGATTTAACGAGGAGGCCGTCGTCCGGGCGGTCGCCAATTCGGACATCCCGGTCATCTCTGCAGTGGGGCATGAGACCGACACAACCCTTGTCGACTACGCTTCCGACATGCGGGCGCCGACGCCGACGGCCGCCGCGGAAGCCGCTGTGCCGGTCCGCGCCGAGCTCATTGCCTATGTCGAAGATCAGGGGAGCCGGCAGCGGCAGGCGGCGCGGCGCAGCCTCATCAGCCTCAAGGATCGGCTGCGCGCCGCTGGCGCGGGCCTACCGCGCCCGGCTGATCTGGTTGCCACCCAGAGGCAGAGCCTTGACCTGGCGGCAAGCGAACTCTCAGGAGCGCTGCGCCACTTCGTCCAATCTCGACGCCTTGCTTATTCACAGCTTGCCAGCGCCGTGCAGCCGCGCCTCGTCCGCCAGCGCCATGCGGAGCTGGGAGACAAGTTGCGCCATTTGCAGCACCGCTCCGATGCCGGACTGACCAAAACCATCGAGCGGGCGCGACTGACCTTTGATCCCCGCGCCGCACGGCTGGCCGGCAGCACCGAACAATCGCTCGAGCGCAAGCGCACCGCGCTGGGGCGGGTGGCACCACGCCTATCCACCCAGCCACTGAAGGCGGAACTGCGCCATGCCCAGGGGCAACTCGCCCCCGTAGCGGCGCGTCTGGCCAAGGGCTCGGCGACCATTATTCCAGACCGCCGCCATGGGCTTGAGCAGTTGGGGAAACTCCTCGCGAGCCTCGGCTATCGCAATGTTCTCGCGCGCGGTTATGCGCTGGTGCATGATGACAATGGTGCCTTGATCACCGGTAAGGCCGCGCTGCAGCCCGGCGATCAACTGAAGCTGACCTTTGCCGATGGCGATGTCGCAGCGTCGGTGGCGGGCGCACCGCCAGCCAAGCGCAAGGCCGCCCGTCCACAAGCGGACGACGGGTCGCAGGAAAGCCTCTTTTGA
- a CDS encoding DUF2093 domain-containing protein gives MNIFDKGFAPAEATLRYLDGDYVVLKPGTFVRCAITGKPIPLDELSYWSVDRQEAYADAASAHTAFERYGRGK, from the coding sequence ATGAACATCTTCGACAAGGGTTTTGCGCCGGCCGAGGCCACACTGCGCTATCTCGATGGAGACTATGTGGTGTTAAAGCCTGGCACGTTCGTGCGCTGCGCCATTACCGGCAAGCCGATCCCGCTCGATGAACTGAGCTATTGGAGCGTTGACCGCCAGGAAGCCTATGCTGATGCAGCCTCGGCCCACACGGCGTTCGAGCGTTACGGCCGGGGCAAATAA
- a CDS encoding DUF6101 family protein encodes MEGASVVLAFRKPSLAERRFVAANDNGPRDPVKTVTVRKQLEQSGVAIKIKIPVTEFIGVAVATRISEEGVLTSLIELVHPDSELNYKVFEEEGNHSVVAEWQNWGKKLRLPLFIKAGDGAYMPYTQQVDGVMLGEVAYRRKLAAEAARRPRFLNRRKPGQAESN; translated from the coding sequence ATGGAAGGAGCGTCTGTCGTTCTGGCGTTCCGTAAGCCGTCCCTGGCTGAGCGCCGGTTTGTAGCGGCGAACGACAATGGCCCGCGTGATCCGGTCAAGACCGTGACGGTGCGCAAGCAGCTCGAACAGAGCGGCGTTGCCATCAAGATCAAGATCCCGGTGACCGAATTTATCGGCGTTGCCGTGGCCACACGAATTTCCGAGGAAGGTGTTCTCACCAGCCTCATCGAACTGGTTCACCCGGATTCCGAGTTGAATTACAAAGTGTTCGAGGAAGAGGGCAATCACAGCGTGGTCGCCGAATGGCAGAACTGGGGCAAAAAGCTCCGCCTGCCGCTGTTCATCAAGGCCGGTGACGGCGCCTATATGCCCTATACCCAGCAGGTCGATGGCGTGATGCTCGGCGAGGTCGCCTATCGCCGCAAGCTTGCTGCAGAAGCAGCCCGCCGCCCGCGTTTTCTCAACCGGCGCAAGCCCGGCCAGGCCGAATCCAACTAA
- the ggt gene encoding gamma-glutamyltransferase has protein sequence MKLLNSMMFALAGSVLLPAAVLAQDAPLQPEDTTAIAEKQTVRAENFMVSSAHPLATQAGYDVLAAGGTAADAAVAVQVMLGLVEPQSSGLGGGAFLLYFDKESGELTTYDAREKAPMAADGSYFLDGAGAPMGFMDAVIGGKSAGVPGTPRLLEKLHADHGESDWGSLLQPAIDTAEAGFEVSQRMADSVAGTEGLDQFIATAEYFLPGGKPIAEGTLLKNPDYAETLRLFAEEGAAPFYTGEIAADIVAALNTNINPGMLTMEDMAAYEVVMRDPVCTDYRGFDVCGMGPPSSGGLTVGQILELLEPFDFKAMGDGVEARHLFTQASRLAFADRGLYMADPDFVDVPQGLLDEAYLKERSALIDPAKDMGAAKAGTPPADKVALLAPDIERPRSGTSHFVIVDGEGNMISATTTIESGFGNRVMTRGFLLNNEMTDFSFAPEADGLPVANRVEAGKRPRSSMAPTIVLKNGEPVLLTGSPGGANIIDYTALSIIALLDWEMDPQEAIDLPHVINLNGPTRVEEGDGAEEMSAALTALGHEVTIANLNSGLHVIQITEDGLLGAADKRREGTVLGE, from the coding sequence ATGAAACTGCTCAACTCTATGATGTTTGCCCTGGCGGGGAGCGTGCTCCTGCCCGCGGCAGTGCTGGCGCAGGATGCTCCGCTTCAGCCTGAGGATACGACGGCGATTGCCGAGAAACAGACGGTGCGCGCCGAGAATTTCATGGTCTCGTCAGCCCATCCGCTGGCCACGCAGGCTGGCTATGACGTGCTGGCCGCGGGGGGCACGGCGGCAGATGCGGCGGTGGCGGTGCAGGTGATGCTGGGTCTTGTCGAGCCACAGAGCTCGGGGCTCGGCGGGGGCGCGTTTCTGCTCTATTTCGACAAGGAAAGCGGCGAACTCACCACTTATGACGCGCGCGAAAAAGCGCCAATGGCGGCCGATGGCAGCTATTTCCTCGACGGCGCCGGGGCGCCTATGGGCTTTATGGACGCCGTGATCGGCGGCAAATCGGCCGGTGTACCGGGCACGCCCAGATTGCTAGAAAAGCTGCATGCGGACCACGGGGAAAGCGACTGGGGCAGCCTGCTGCAGCCAGCCATCGACACCGCAGAGGCCGGGTTTGAGGTCTCCCAGCGCATGGCGGACTCGGTGGCGGGGACAGAGGGGCTCGACCAGTTCATCGCAACGGCGGAATACTTCCTTCCCGGCGGCAAGCCGATTGCCGAGGGCACGCTGCTCAAAAACCCGGACTATGCCGAAACGCTGCGGCTCTTTGCCGAAGAGGGGGCAGCGCCGTTTTATACCGGCGAGATCGCCGCGGACATCGTTGCGGCGCTCAACACCAATATCAATCCGGGCATGCTGACCATGGAGGACATGGCGGCCTATGAGGTGGTGATGCGCGATCCCGTGTGCACCGATTATCGCGGCTTTGATGTCTGCGGCATGGGGCCGCCCAGCTCGGGCGGGCTGACCGTGGGGCAGATCCTTGAGCTGCTTGAGCCATTTGATTTCAAGGCGATGGGCGACGGGGTGGAAGCGCGGCATCTCTTTACCCAAGCGTCGCGCCTCGCCTTCGCCGATCGCGGGCTTTATATGGCCGACCCCGATTTTGTGGATGTGCCGCAGGGGCTGTTGGATGAAGCCTATCTCAAGGAGCGTTCCGCCCTGATCGATCCGGCAAAGGACATGGGCGCAGCCAAGGCCGGAACACCGCCGGCCGACAAGGTGGCGCTATTGGCGCCCGACATTGAGCGGCCCCGAAGCGGCACCTCGCACTTCGTGATCGTTGATGGCGAGGGCAACATGATCTCGGCCACGACCACGATCGAGAGCGGCTTTGGCAATCGGGTGATGACCCGCGGTTTCCTGCTCAACAATGAAATGACCGATTTTTCGTTCGCGCCGGAGGCAGATGGTCTGCCGGTGGCCAATCGAGTGGAGGCAGGCAAACGGCCGCGCTCGTCCATGGCGCCGACAATTGTGCTGAAAAACGGTGAGCCGGTGCTGCTGACCGGCAGCCCGGGCGGCGCCAACATCATCGATTATACGGCGCTTTCGATCATCGCCCTGCTCGACTGGGAGATGGATCCGCAGGAGGCCATCGACCTGCCCCATGTGATCAATCTCAACGGTCCGACGCGCGTTGAGGAAGGGGACGGCGCCGAGGAGATGAGCGCCGCGCTGACCGCGCTGGGCCATGAGGTGACAATCGCCAATCTCAATTCGGGGCTGCATGTGATCCAGATCACCGAGGATGGATTGCTGGGCGCGGCAGACAAGCGGCGAGAGGGGACGGTGCTCGGGGAGTGA
- the ubiA gene encoding 4-hydroxybenzoate octaprenyltransferase — protein MTDIPPQSGTVADAQKGNWLDSYAPDWLKPYGRMARWDRPIGFWLLFWPCAWGIALAAVAFPDQGFGWWHAVLMLIGAILMRGAGCTFNDIVDRDIDMKVARTRSRPIPSGQVTAKQALVFLIIQALLGAVVLFQFNRFTVWAGVFSLVLVAIYPFMKRITWWPQLFLGLAFSYGALVGWTGETGTLGWAPILLYLGTILWVIGYDTIYALQDIEDDALVGVKSTARLFGDIVKPAVATLYVGAFVLWLAAAILAGGGFVYAILSLVGGGVLAWQVWTLDPADPHNPKPRFVINHYVGIAITLALMAEWVW, from the coding sequence ATGACCGACATTCCTCCCCAGTCCGGAACCGTCGCCGATGCCCAGAAGGGGAACTGGCTCGATAGCTACGCGCCTGATTGGCTAAAACCCTATGGGCGCATGGCGCGCTGGGATCGGCCGATAGGCTTCTGGCTTTTGTTCTGGCCCTGCGCCTGGGGCATTGCCCTGGCGGCGGTGGCCTTTCCAGACCAGGGATTTGGCTGGTGGCATGCCGTGCTCATGCTCATTGGCGCCATCCTGATGCGCGGGGCAGGCTGCACCTTTAATGACATTGTCGATCGCGACATCGACATGAAGGTCGCGCGCACTCGCTCCCGCCCCATTCCTTCGGGTCAGGTCACCGCAAAGCAGGCGCTGGTCTTCCTGATCATCCAGGCGCTTCTGGGCGCGGTAGTGCTGTTCCAGTTTAACCGTTTTACCGTCTGGGCAGGCGTCTTCTCACTGGTGCTGGTGGCCATCTACCCGTTCATGAAGCGCATCACCTGGTGGCCGCAGCTTTTCCTCGGCCTCGCGTTTTCCTATGGCGCGCTGGTCGGCTGGACGGGCGAGACCGGCACACTCGGCTGGGCGCCAATCCTGCTCTATCTCGGCACGATCCTGTGGGTCATCGGCTATGACACCATCTATGCCCTCCAGGACATCGAGGATGATGCCCTTGTCGGCGTGAAATCCACGGCCCGTCTTTTTGGTGATATCGTGAAGCCGGCGGTGGCGACGCTCTATGTTGGCGCTTTCGTGCTCTGGCTCGCTGCGGCGATCCTGGCGGGCGGCGGTTTCGTCTACGCCATCCTGTCGCTCGTCGGAGGAGGGGTGCTGGCCTGGCAGGTCTGGACGCTCGATCCCGCCGATCCGCACAATCCCAAGCCGCGCTTTGTCATCAATCACTATGTGGGCATTGCTATCACGCTCGCGCTCATGGCCGAGTGGGTGTGGTAA
- a CDS encoding nuclear transport factor 2 family protein → MSDETEIVNLLENWAEAVRDRDMERILANHGADMLMFDVPEPLFSRGMAEYRATWDLFFQYSPGGPRSFDLRDIAVTADGSVAFATAIIGIFDSSLRLTVGLRKTAGQWLIVHEHHSYAMKSDG, encoded by the coding sequence ATGAGCGACGAAACAGAGATTGTGAACCTGCTTGAGAATTGGGCCGAGGCCGTGCGGGACCGGGACATGGAGCGCATTCTGGCCAATCACGGCGCGGACATGCTGATGTTTGACGTGCCCGAGCCGCTGTTCAGCCGGGGGATGGCGGAATACCGGGCCACCTGGGATCTGTTTTTCCAGTATTCGCCCGGTGGGCCGAGATCGTTTGACCTCAGGGACATTGCGGTCACAGCCGATGGATCGGTGGCCTTCGCCACGGCCATAATCGGCATCTTCGACAGTTCGCTGCGCCTGACCGTCGGACTGCGCAAGACAGCAGGGCAATGGCTGATTGTCCATGAACATCATAGCTATGCGATGAAATCGGACGGCTAG
- a CDS encoding 16S rRNA (uracil(1498)-N(3))-methyltransferase: protein MPRLFVGHDLSQGAVIGLDKEQSLYLAAVLRKAVGDEVVLFNGREGAWLCRLTSDSKKSVVLEAVEQIAPQTPVSDLWYGFAPLKSERLDYVIQKAVEMGAGVIQPVMTQYTQVNRLKTERLSANAIEAAEQCEVLSVPEIGDEVSLERLLGTWKEVHGTRKLVFADEGAASSSPLETLDGLRGERIGLLVGPEGGFSDEEREKLNGLDFVVPISLGPRILRADTAAVAALAVIQATIGDWR, encoded by the coding sequence TTGCCGCGGCTGTTTGTTGGTCATGATCTGTCGCAGGGGGCGGTGATCGGGCTCGATAAGGAGCAGTCGCTCTATCTGGCCGCTGTGTTGCGCAAGGCGGTGGGCGATGAGGTGGTGCTGTTCAATGGGCGCGAGGGCGCCTGGCTTTGTCGGCTGACCAGCGATTCGAAGAAGTCGGTGGTGCTGGAGGCGGTTGAGCAGATCGCGCCGCAGACGCCGGTTTCCGACCTCTGGTATGGTTTTGCACCGCTGAAATCGGAGCGGCTCGACTATGTGATCCAGAAGGCGGTGGAGATGGGCGCCGGGGTGATCCAGCCAGTGATGACTCAATATACCCAGGTCAACCGGCTCAAGACCGAGCGCCTTTCCGCCAATGCCATCGAGGCGGCGGAGCAATGCGAAGTGCTGAGCGTGCCGGAAATCGGCGATGAGGTAAGCCTCGAGCGACTGCTGGGGACCTGGAAAGAGGTGCATGGCACAAGAAAACTGGTGTTTGCCGATGAGGGCGCTGCGTCGTCCTCGCCGCTCGAAACGCTGGACGGGCTGAGGGGCGAACGGATCGGGCTTCTGGTGGGGCCGGAAGGCGGATTTTCCGACGAGGAGCGGGAAAAACTCAATGGGCTCGACTTTGTCGTGCCGATCAGCCTGGGGCCGCGGATTTTGCGCGCCGACACGGCGGCAGTGGCTGCATTGGCGGTTATTCAGGCGACCATCGGCGATTGGCGATAA
- a CDS encoding DUF4214 domain-containing protein — protein MTAVRENIKYNQRFNYFIFHKNLFLDTAMASIQGIYLALFGRPADPQGLLYFNTVTSGGADLSAIGDLAGTPEYQARFVGMDAPQIINAIYQSLFARDAEPEGLSFWSQQLASGSTGVNSLAIAIFDGARGSDFAVLQNKVEAANRFTTAIDAPEEIAAYSGAAAIALAQKFLAQVTTDPSSVPTLGAVDAFLVALVSGADPFAPPATNPDPQPVPPQLTEVNYGPNDGQLAIGETITLQLVFDTDVQAAVGTEIVLNNGGRAAYVSGNGSDTLVFSYVVAEGDSIADLALAAINALVGTIESTTGRALAAGTLDGINPSGTVVVDGVETVVSISASVDGLHVTSNKPGDILINDGEGNRFLVHVGNGTDPVDVVIGQLAGGNATGTVVVRAPSGALGSDPAGIVVSIGSSADETLTGQLVWGHGGADFIDGTAGADSLFGGAGNDTIRAGAGADTVYGGPGGDSINLGADLDVDRVVYSAGDFLAGSPLFLDGGSAAGIDEISGMGIGDIIDVGRPFSGVPVSQTTYLTGAGANELAIVRGSLDGGTFVSGSNTGDNDFMVQWVTDGVVNSTILQDLGSRIEFSVDSAAGTLTLIQPAHVPSYVISVSYDLLSGTSIATFQSTPDQITHTPESATGLADHSEFQLLTYRDFTPRPSDTTYVSGPLFGLQDNVLSFNGPLASNLYSMFWTDRTFDTAAGHLASEQIFFAGGRNNGFDNDGFAVVGMYALTGTPTTLTP, from the coding sequence TTGACCGCTGTCCGTGAGAATATTAAATACAATCAACGGTTTAATTATTTTATTTTTCATAAAAATCTATTTTTGGATACGGCGATGGCAAGCATTCAAGGCATCTATCTGGCGCTGTTCGGGCGCCCCGCCGACCCCCAGGGCCTGCTGTACTTCAACACGGTCACCTCTGGCGGAGCCGACCTTTCTGCCATTGGTGACCTGGCTGGAACACCCGAATACCAGGCCCGGTTTGTCGGCATGGATGCGCCACAGATCATCAATGCAATCTATCAAAGTTTGTTCGCTCGCGATGCGGAGCCGGAGGGGCTGTCGTTCTGGTCCCAGCAGCTTGCGTCCGGAAGCACTGGCGTCAACTCGCTTGCCATCGCGATTTTCGATGGCGCCCGGGGCAGCGACTTTGCAGTCCTTCAAAACAAGGTCGAGGCCGCCAATCGTTTCACGACCGCGATCGATGCGCCGGAAGAAATCGCGGCCTATAGCGGTGCCGCTGCAATTGCCCTGGCGCAGAAATTTCTCGCTCAGGTTACGACCGATCCCTCTTCCGTTCCCACACTGGGTGCCGTGGATGCGTTCCTGGTAGCACTGGTGAGTGGAGCCGATCCGTTCGCGCCACCCGCTACCAATCCCGATCCCCAGCCGGTGCCGCCCCAATTGACCGAGGTCAATTATGGTCCCAATGACGGTCAGCTTGCCATCGGCGAGACAATCACATTGCAGCTTGTCTTCGATACGGATGTGCAGGCTGCTGTCGGCACCGAGATCGTGCTGAACAATGGCGGCCGCGCTGCCTATGTCAGCGGCAACGGCAGCGATACCCTGGTTTTCAGCTATGTGGTGGCCGAGGGCGACAGCATTGCCGACCTGGCCCTGGCCGCCATCAATGCCTTGGTTGGCACGATCGAAAGCACAACGGGCAGAGCGTTGGCCGCCGGCACTCTCGATGGCATCAATCCATCGGGCACAGTGGTCGTCGATGGTGTCGAGACGGTGGTTTCCATCTCGGCCAGCGTTGACGGACTCCACGTCACGTCCAACAAGCCGGGTGATATCCTCATCAACGATGGTGAGGGCAACCGCTTTCTTGTGCATGTCGGCAACGGTACCGACCCTGTCGATGTCGTGATCGGTCAATTGGCTGGCGGCAATGCGACCGGCACGGTGGTCGTCCGGGCGCCTAGTGGCGCTCTGGGCAGCGATCCCGCTGGCATCGTTGTCAGTATCGGTTCTAGCGCCGACGAGACCCTTACCGGTCAGCTTGTCTGGGGCCATGGCGGCGCCGATTTTATCGATGGCACGGCCGGGGCGGACAGCTTGTTTGGTGGTGCTGGTAATGACACCATCCGAGCAGGTGCTGGAGCGGACACGGTCTACGGCGGCCCAGGCGGGGATAGCATTAATCTGGGCGCGGACCTCGATGTTGATCGCGTGGTCTACAGTGCAGGCGATTTCCTCGCAGGATCGCCGCTTTTCTTGGACGGCGGATCTGCAGCAGGCATCGACGAGATCAGTGGCATGGGTATCGGAGACATCATCGATGTGGGTCGCCCCTTCTCAGGCGTCCCGGTGAGCCAGACAACCTATCTCACGGGTGCTGGTGCAAATGAGCTTGCCATTGTTCGCGGGTCGCTCGACGGGGGGACCTTTGTAAGCGGCAGCAACACGGGCGATAATGACTTCATGGTGCAATGGGTGACGGATGGCGTCGTCAACAGCACTATCCTGCAAGACCTCGGCAGCCGTATCGAGTTCTCTGTCGACAGTGCCGCTGGCACACTGACCCTTATACAGCCAGCACACGTCCCCTCCTACGTTATATCAGTCAGCTACGACCTGCTGAGCGGGACGAGCATTGCGACATTTCAAAGTACGCCGGACCAAATTACCCACACTCCTGAAAGTGCAACGGGTCTCGCCGACCACAGCGAATTTCAGTTGCTGACCTATCGCGATTTTACGCCGCGGCCGTCCGACACAACTTATGTCAGCGGCCCACTCTTCGGCCTGCAGGACAACGTCCTCTCTTTCAACGGCCCGCTGGCCTCCAATCTTTACTCGATGTTTTGGACAGACAGGACGTTCGACACGGCTGCTGGCCATTTGGCGAGTGAGCAGATCTTCTTTGCAGGCGGTCGAAACAATGGTTTTGACAATGACGGTTTCGCCGTTGTTGGCATGTATGCGCTGACGGGAACACCGACTACGCTGACTCCGTAA
- a CDS encoding 3'(2'),5'-bisphosphate nucleotidase CysQ: MPAAMPPIEDDLELLRASVVAAGIIASSYFRRDVKSWTKENASPVSEADIVVDRYLASSLLSARPTYGWLSEETADNASRLDCERVFVVDPIDGTRGFLRGEDSWTICLAVVENGEPVAGVVYAPARDELYCAAKDGGAWLNGQPLKRHRRAGAAPLIPAPGAVHQEMQAAGLEYTRGPAYPSLAYRLVQVATGKLDGAVARRGSQDWDIAAAALILREAGLDFADVCVGFPQFNRRDVRHGALAALADMSLKPLVHAALIKVYGCPAVAEDSSELPTL; the protein is encoded by the coding sequence ATGCCGGCCGCTATGCCCCCAATTGAAGACGATCTTGAACTGCTCCGCGCCAGTGTCGTGGCCGCGGGGATCATTGCCTCGAGCTATTTTCGCAGGGACGTCAAAAGCTGGACCAAGGAGAATGCCTCCCCCGTCAGCGAAGCTGATATTGTCGTCGACCGTTACCTCGCATCCAGCCTGTTGAGCGCCCGCCCGACCTATGGCTGGCTCAGCGAGGAGACTGCCGACAATGCCAGTCGCCTCGATTGCGAGCGCGTCTTTGTCGTTGATCCCATTGATGGTACACGCGGATTTCTGCGTGGCGAGGATAGCTGGACCATCTGTCTGGCTGTCGTCGAGAATGGCGAACCGGTCGCCGGCGTCGTCTACGCGCCGGCCCGCGATGAGCTTTATTGCGCCGCCAAGGATGGTGGTGCCTGGCTCAATGGCCAGCCGCTCAAGCGCCACCGCCGCGCCGGCGCAGCCCCGCTGATCCCCGCTCCGGGGGCCGTCCACCAGGAAATGCAGGCGGCAGGTCTCGAATATACCCGCGGTCCGGCCTATCCGTCTCTGGCCTATCGTCTGGTTCAGGTCGCGACCGGCAAGCTCGATGGCGCTGTCGCCCGCCGTGGCAGCCAGGATTGGGATATCGCCGCCGCTGCCCTGATCCTGAGGGAAGCGGGCCTCGATTTCGCTGATGTATGCGTCGGGTTCCCACAATTTAACAGACGAGATGTGCGTCATGGGGCGCTTGCGGCCCTGGCTGACATGAGCCTAAAACCTTTGGTTCATGCTGCACTTATAAAAGTCTACGGCTGCCCGGCCGTGGCAGAAGACAGCAGCGAGCTTCCTACCCTCTAA